The genomic segment AGTACCGGCAGGGTCTCGCCACCGCTATCCCCCACCGACACCTCTATCTGGGGCAGGCGATCCGGGGTGGACATGCGCGCCACCAGGGTCTTCAGCTTCGGCAGCAATCCAGAAATCAGCGGCGGCAGCACCGGGCACTGATCCATCACTGCCACATAGCTGCTGCGTTTTTCGTGGAAACCCACCAGCACCCCGCCCTTTTTCGGCACATGGCGCACTGACAGACGGGCCCGCTGGCGATAGCCCCAAGTGGCACTGGTGACAGGGCCATACATCACTTCGGGGCGAAGCCGGGCCAGATGCCACAAGGCGTCCTCCAGTACGCGCTGCTTGGCTGCGGTCTGGGCCGAGGGAGCCAGATGTTGCATGCTGCATCCACCGCAAACTCCGAAGTGGGGGCAGCCGGGCGTGACCCGCTGGCTGGAGGCCCGGAGAATCTGAACCACCTGGGCCTGTTCGTAATTGGGCTTGCGCCGATAACTGGCATATTCCACCCGTTCGCCGGGCAAGGCCCCCTCGATGAAGATCGTCTTGCCTTCCACATGGGCAATGCCACGGCCTTCGTGGTCCAGGGATTCGATCAGGGTGACGGGCATGGGGAAGCCTGTAAACATGACGGCGGGGGCGGCATTATAATCAGCCCAGGCATCCCGTCTCCTGCCCTTCCGCCATCGAGATGAACGATCCAGCCATCACTCCCTTCGACAGCGAGACCGGCTTTCGCCAAGCCATCGGCACTGTCATCGCCCAGGCACGGCAGGAACTGCGTGTCTTCGACCGGGATATCCAACGCTTGCAGTTGGAGCAAAAGGCCAGCATCGCCGCTCTGGAGGCCTTTCTCTCCGCCTCCCGGGATAACCGCCTGCGTATAGTGGTCCATGACACCAGTCACCTGGAGCGTTATTGTCCCCGCCTCCATGCCTTGCAGCTCAACCACCTCCAGGCCATGGAAATCCGTCAGTCGCCGGATGAACTGCGCCATCTGGCAGAGGTTTATGTTCTTGCTGACCGGTGTCATGGCGCCCTGCGCCACCATGGGGACCATCCCCGGGGCAAGCTGATCCTGGACTCGGCTGACGAAATTCACCCCTGGTGGCAGCGTTTCGATGAGCTCTGGGCCCATGCTTCGCCCTGGTCGGCCAGTCGCACAGGCCTGTGAGGTTTTCGAGGTTTCCCAATTCCGCCAGGGGTTTACTCCATCCGCCAGGGCCGTTATAGTCCGCTCCCATGTCCGTCAAGACCCTCCTTGGCGCAAGCGCCTTGGCCCTTGCCCTGACCCTCCCCCAGGCTGTGCGAGCCGACGAGAATCCCGCCCCAGGCGGTGAGATTCGTGCGTCCCTGATGGATCGGTACGCAAGCCGCGCCCAGCAGGCCATCGATCAGGCCCTGGACCTTATCGGCATTCGTTATCGGCCAGGGGGCAGCGCGCCCGAGTCCGGTTTCGACTGCTCGGGTTTTGTGGGTCATGTATTCCGGGAAGGTCTGGGCCTGATCCTGCCCCGCAGCTCCAAGGAAATTTCCAACGCCGGGGAAGTGGTGCAGAAGACCGAATTGCGCCCAGGCGATCTGGTGTTTTTCAACACCATGCGGCGAGCCTTTTCCCATGTGGGCATCTACCTGGGCAACAACCAGTTTGTCCACGCGCCGCGAGTTGGTGGCAAGGTACGCATCGAAGACATGCGCGAAGGCTACTGGGTTCAACGCTATAACGGCGCCCGTCGTCTCGTCATCGAATAGTCCTTGCCTCCAGCGGTGTTTGCGGCGGGAGGAAAATGCAGTCAGGCGCATAATGGCGGCCCGATGACAAATTACAGTCGTTCAGGCCAATAACCGTATCTCAGGCATGTCTCAGAACAGCGCCCCCCCACGCACGCGAAAACCCCGGACCGGCGGCAAAGGCTCCGGCAAGTCCCCTGCGGCCGTGGCAGGCAGGCCACCGTCGGCACCGCGCAAGAAGCCCATCCAGAAGCGGGGCGAGTTCACCGTCACCAGCATCATCGACGCAGCCAGGGAAATTCTGCTCAAACAAGGGGTGGAGGCGGTGACCACCCGCCGGGTAGCGGAACGGGCAGGTGTTGCCGTGGGCACGCTGTATCAGTATTTCCCCAATCGGGACGCCATCCTGATGCAGTTGGCGCATCGCATCATGAGCGAGGAGTCGAGCGATGCCCGGCCTCAGTTGTTCAACCTCTACCATCAGTCCCTGCGTGAGTTCATGGGTGCCCTATATGAGCGTACGGTAATCATCGAACGCAAACTGCTAGGGCTGGGAACGGATTTCCACCAGCGTTTCGCCCGATATCTGCAATTGGGCAGTCATACCGAGACCCAGTCCATGGGGGAAGCACCGAACTCGGAGCAATTGATCGCTGCCATGAGCAAGGTGCTAAGAGATCACCCCATGGAGGCCACGGAAACCGATCAGGAGCTGGCTGCCTTCATGATCGTACGTGGTGTACGCAACATGATGGCCACGGTGGTGGAGGAACGCCCGGACCTGATGAACTCACCCTCACTCACACCGATGCTGATCCGGGTCGTCATGGCCATTGCCGCCGGCGAATCGCCACCCCAGGAGGAAGACAATCCCAGTCAGCCGGACTGAGAGGCTGACTCAGCGCTCCTGGGCCGCATTCTGAGCAGGGCGGCGCTGATATAGGAGTACAGGGTCTCGCCCTCCTGGTTCAGGAGGGACACTTCGAACTCGACGATACCCAGGCCCGGACGGGAACCGGATGGGCGCTTGAGGAGGCAGACAGAGCGCGCCTCCAGCCTGTCACCAGGGCGCGCCGGTGCGTGGTTCCTGATTGCCCGCATGCCCAGGGCGCTGACCGTGGCCCACTTTTCCTCATCGGAATGGCAAAGCCGGTTGGTGATGGCGAAGAGATGCACACTGGAAGCGACCAGCCCTCCAAAGATGGATTGCCGGGCCGCTGCTTCATCCAGGTGAAAAGGCTGGGGGTCCCACTCCATCGCGACCCGAATGATTTCCTCCTTGGTCAGATCGTGGCGCCCCGGGTAGCTGAGAGCTTCCCCCGCCTCTACGTCCTCGTAATATCGCATCCTTGCTCCATGCAGCAAAAACTCAAGCGCGCCGTAGCGCCTTAACATCGAAGGGCAGACGGCGCAGACGCTGGCCGGTGGCCGCGAACAGAGCGTTGGCGACGGCGGGGGCAATCACCGGCGTACCCGGCTCGCCCACTCCCGTAGGTGCCTCGGCCGAAGGCACGATATGCACCTCCACCCGGGGCATCTCGGGCATGCGCAGTACCGGATAGGTATCGAAATTCCCCTGGTCCACCTGGCCATCCTGGAGCGTGACCGCACCATGCAGGGCCGCCGATAAACCAAAGGCGATACCGCCTTCCATCTGGGCCCGGATCACATCGGGATTGATGGCCAAACCACAATCCACGGCGCAGACCACCCGATCCACATGGAAGCTGCCGTCATCCCGCACCGTCACTTCGGCCACCTGGGCCACGTAGCTGTTGAAGGACTCATGGACCGCCACGCCACGCCCGCGCCGTTCCCCGGCCTTGGCCGGCGGCAAGGGCTTGTCCCAACCTGACTTCTGGGCGACCAGTTCCAGCACTCCCAGGTGGCGGGGATGGCCTTTGAGCAGTTCCCGACGCAGAGCCACCGGGTCCTGCCCGCCTTGATGGGCCAGTTCGTCGAGGAAGGACTCCACGGCATAGGCGCTATGGGTGGACCCCACCGAGCGCCACCACTGCACGGGGACCGCCTGGGTCGGGGAATGGAGCTGCACCTGGATATGGGGAATCCTGTAGGGCAGATTGGCGGCCCCCTCCACCGATGAGTGGTCGATACCGTTGCGGACGGCGAAGGACTCGAAAACTGTCCCCTTCATGATCGACTGGCCGACGATGGTCTGGCTCCAGGCCACCGGCCGGCCGGCAGCATCCAGCCCTCCCTGCAGGCGATGATGGAACATGGGCCGATAGTAGCCGGCCCTCATGTCATCCTCCCGGGTCCAGAGCATTTTCACCGTGGCCCGGCCCTGGTGCTTGGCGGCGTAGGCTTGGGCAATATGGGCCGCCTCCAGCACGTAATCAGAATGGGGATTGGCGCGGCGGCCAAAACTGCCACCGGCATAGAGGGTGTTGATTTTCACCTGTTCCGGTTTAAGCGCCAGCAACTTGGCCAGCACTGCCTGATCCCGGGTCTGAAACTGCGTTCCGTTCCAGATTTCACAACTCTCCGGCGTCAGCCTCACCACGCAGTCCAGCGGCTCCATGCTTGCATGGGCCAGGTAGGGGAAATCGTAGCCCGCCTCGATTCGGGTCGCTGCGCCCGCCAGGGCCTGTTCCCCGTCGCCATCGCGACGGGCCGACATTCCCTGGGTTCTGGCAAGTTCACGATAGCCAGACAGCATCTCCTCGGAACTGCCCCGGAAAGCCTGGCCCTCGTCCCAGGCCACCGTCAGGGCATCCCGTCCCTTTTTGGCGGACCAGAAATCATGTCCCAGCACGGCCACGCCGTTGGGAATGGCCAGGACATCGACCACGCCCTTGACTGCCAGTGCTCTGGCGGCATCGAAGCTTTGCAGTCGGGCGCCGAAGCGAGGTGGATGGACCACCACCGCCGTCAGCATCTCGGGCAGTCGGACATCCTGGGTATAGAGCGCACGCCCCCGGCTCTTGTCGAGGCCATCCTTCCGGGACAGGGGCTTGCCGATCAGGTTGAACTGGGCCGGCGTCTTCAGACTCACCTGTTCGGGCACCACCTCCCGAACCGCAAGGGAGGCCAGTTCGCCGAAATCCGAGTTGCGCCCGCTCGCCTTATGGATCACCTGGCTCTTGTGTACCGTGAGGCTTGCCAGGGGGACATTCCACTGGCGGGCGGCGGCGGCCAGCAACATGGCCCGGGCCGCGGCGCCCGCCTGACGCATCTGCAGGAAGGCCTCGGCCATGGCATTGCTTCCCCCGGTGGCCTGTATTCCCATCTTCAGGTTCTTGTACTTTGCTACATCCGCCGGCGCGGACTGGACCCGGACCCGAGCCCAGTCCGCATCCATTTCCTCGGCAACCAGGGTGGCCATGCCGGTATGGGTGCCCTGCCCCATTTCCAGGTGTTTCATCATCACCGTCACGACGCCATTCCTGCCCACCGTAACGAAGGCATTGGCGACCAGGGCTTCATCGTGGGAGCCCTGAGGGGCGGCGAGCACCCGGCCGGGGGCGAAGCAGACCGCCAGGGAGAGGCCGAGGCCGGTTTTAAGGAAATCCCGGCGGCCAGACTGGATATTTTCTATGTGCGCGCTCATCACCATCTCCTCAGCCCAGCATCCGGGCAGCTTCGTGAATGGCGGCCCGAATACGGACATAGGTGCCACAACGACAAATCAGTCCGCCCATGGCGGTGTCAATGTCGGTATCACTGGGTTTGGAATTGCTGGTCAGCAGCGCGGTGGCCGCCATGACCTGTCCCGACTGACAGAAGCCGCACTGGGCCACATCGAGCTTCTGCCAGGCCGCCTGCACCGCCTGGCCGACGCGGGAGGCAAGCCCCTCGATGGTAGTCACCGAGGCACCGGCCACCGCCGAGACCGGCAGGACGCAGGAGCGCACCGGCTGGCCATTGAGATGGACGGTGCAGGCTCCGCACAGGGCCTGGCCACAGCCATATTTACTGCCCGTCAGGCCCTGACCATCACGTAGCGCCCAGAGCAGGGGCGTGTCCGGCGCCACGTCCAATTGGACGGGTTTGCCATTGAGGGTGAAGCGGATCATTTCGGTCTCCCGGGAAAATGTCTGACGCGTCCATTGTACGAAGCCCACTGTCCGGAGAACAGAACGAAATACGCTAGGGAAACATTGATCAAGTCCGTCACACCGGCGAAGGAACGTCACCCGGAACTGATCCGGGGCCGGTGTCCAGTGTGTTGATTTTCCTGGATTCCGGCATTCGCCGGAATGACGCATTGGGACTCGTTCAGCATCTCCCTAGGACAATAGTCCCAGGCGACGGAACATCATCATACCGCCCTCCTCCACGCTGCCTGGATGGCAGGCAGCGTCGAAGCTGGTGGCGGCCGGCCATTGCCGGACCACGGCCTCGGGCGTGAGTTTCTCCCCGGCGCCGATCATGGCGCCGGCGCTGCGCTCCCAGCGCAGCTTGGCCCACCAGCCGCCACCGGCCTCAAACAGGCTGCCGGTTTCCTGGCAATCTTCATGGCACAGATAAGCGACCACCGGACTCACGGCGGCCGGCGTCATCCGGGCCTGCCAGTCCTCCGGCATGCGGCTGCCCATCATCTGGGAGGCGGCGATGGGCGCCAGGGCATTGACATGGATATTGTGGCGGGCCCCCTCCACCGCCAGGGTACGGGTGAGACCGTAGAGGGCCAGCTTGGCGCTGCCGTAGTTGGCCTGGCCGAAGTTGCCGTAGATGCCAGCGGCAGAGACCGTAAACAACACCCGGCCGTAATTCTGCTGCCGCAGGTGGGGCCAGGCGGCATGGGTCACCCGGTAGGCGCCCTGCAGATGCACATCCACCACCGCCTGCCATTCGGCGTCGCTCAGCTTGTGGAAGGCCCGGTCGCGAATGAAACCGGCGTTGTTGATCACGCCGTCGATGCGACCGAAAGTGTCCAGGGCCGCCTCGACGATGCGTTCTCCTTCCAACACGGAATCCAGGTTGGCGCAGGCCTCGCCGCCAGCGGCGCAGATTTCCGCCGCCACCCGCTCAGCGGCACTGTTGCCCGCCCCGTCCCGGGCCGGGTCGTTCACCACCACCCGGGCGCCGCGGCTGGCCAGCAACAGCGCATGGCTGCGCCCCAGGCCGTTGCCAGCTCCCGTGATTGCAATCACCTGGCCGTCGAAGCGCAGGGAGTTGGAAGCTGTCGGCATCGTCATTGTCCTTTCTGCTGGAGCGCCTTCGCCTTGGCCATGTTGGCCTTGGCCACCAGGAAATCCTGAATCGCCAGGGCATCCTCCGGCGTCAGTTGTTCGTAAAAGGCGGGCATCCCCTTGTCCTGGCGCGCGCCGCCCAGCACGATGCCCATGAATTCATGTCGGGTCCGAGGTGTCATGGCATCCAGATTCGGTACGCCACCGGTGCCGGAACCATGGCAGACACCACAGTGGTTCATGTACAGCACCCCGCCCCGGGCGATCTGCTCCATGGTCGCGGTGACCGGCGGCGGATCAATCGTCAGGTCCAGGGGCGGCGAAGGGGGCAGCGAGGCCTTGCCATCCAGCTTGAACACCACCACCCGGTTCACGTTTTTCAGGCCCATGGCCGTGGCGCCGTCGGGGAAGCCGGTGGCATGGCCGCCGCCCCAGCCGATGCCGGTAGCGATGTATTGCCGGCCGTGGACGCTGTAGGAAATCGGCCCGCCCATGATGGCGGAGACAGTGCGGTACTCCCACAGCTTCTCGCCCTTGTCGGCGGCATAGGCCACCAGCCGCCCGTCGGAAGTGCCGTGGAACACCAGATTGCCGGCCGTGGCCAGGGTGCCGCCATTCACCGGCATCAGTTGCTCCACCTGCCAGGCCTTCTTGCCGGCGGCCACGTCCCATGCGATCAGGGAGCCCCGCACGTTCTTTTCCACCGTCGGCCCCAGGGAGGGATCGGTGATCCAGGGGGTCATGTCCATGCCTGTGCTCCAGCGTCGGTTGCGCTCCCGATACTTGGCGTTGGGGTCCATGACGTAGAAATTGGGCATCTGCAATTCGCCGAAATACAGCAGGCCCAGCTTCGGATTGAAGGACATGGGGTTCCAGTTGTGGCCGCCCAGGGGGCCAGGAAACTGTAGTGCGGGCTTCTCGGCGCGGGCATAGTCCGCCACCGGATTCTCCACCGGCCGGCCCGTGGTCAGGTCGTAGTGGGAGGCCCAATTGACCTGGGTGAACTTCTCGGCGGAGAGCAACTTGCCGTTGGTTCGATCGAGCACGAAGACGAAGCCGTGCTTGGGCACCTGGATCAGCACTTTCCGCATCTGGCCCTGGAAGTCCATGTCGGCCAGGACCATCTGGGTCGTGGCCGGATAGTCCCATTGTTCCCCGGGCGCCAGCTGATAGTGCCAGACATACTCGCCGCTTTCCGGCCTCAGGGCGACGATGGAGGAGAGGAACAGGTTGTCGCCGCCGCCAGGACTGCGCAACTGGCGCGGCCAGGTGCCGCCGTTGCCGACACCGATGTAGAGCAGGTCCAGCTCGGGGTCGTAGGACATGGCGTCCCACACCGTGCCGCCGCCCCCCCAGGTCCACCACTGGTCGCCGTGCCAAGTCTTGGCGGCCATTTCCAGCGCCGGGTGCTCGAACGGCTTGGCGGGGTCGCCCGGCACCGTGTGGAAGCGCCAGGCCAGCTTGCCGGTCTTCGCGTCGTAGGCGGAGACATAGCCGCGCACGCCCATGTCGGCGCCGCCGTTGCCGATCAGCACCTTGCCCTTCACCACCCGGGGGGCGCCAGTGATGCTGTAGGCCCGCTGGGGATCGATGGTCATCGTCTCCCAGACCTTGCGGCCGTTGCGGGCGTCGATGGCTACCAGACGCCCGTCCAGGGTGCCCACATACACCCTGCCCTGCCACAGGGCCACGCCGCGGTTCACCGGGCCGCAGCAGGCATTGCCGGCCATGGGGCGATCCACCTTGGGATCATATTTCCACAAGGGCTTGCCCGTCTCGGCGTCGAAGGCGTAGACGATGCTCCAGGCACCGGTGACGTAGAGCACGCCATCCACCACCAGGGGCGTGGCCTCGACCCCGCGCTCGAATTCCAGGGTCTGGCTCCAGGCCAGGCCCAGGCGGGAGACGTTCTTGTCGTTGATCTGCTCCAGGGGACTGAAGCGCTGTTCCCCGTAGGTGCGGCCATGGCTCATCCAGTTGCCGGGCTCCCGGTCCGCCGCCACGATGCGGGCACCATCCACGGCGGCCGTACGGACAGTGCCCGCGATCCCCTTCATGGCGGGGACCAGCAGGGCCGCCACCAGCAGCCCGGAGGCTAGAACATTGCGCATATGTTTTTCCGAATAAGAAAGGGCCGGCAGAACCGGCCCCGAAAAGTCCACGTTGCAGTCCATCAGGGCTTGATGGACTTTTCGATCATGGCTTCCAGCTTCTTGCTGTAGGGCGGCAGCAGGCCGAAGAGCTTGCGCGGATCGTACCACCCGGCCTTGTAGATCGTGCGGGCATGGGCGAACTCCAGGAAGCCCTCGTGGCCGTGGTAATGCCCCATGCCCGAATCGCCGATGCCACCGAAGGGGGCGTCGTCCAGGGCCGGATGCATCGCCACCTCGTTCAGGCTCACGCCGCCGGAGATGGTGTGGTCCAGCACGTAGCGCTCCTCGGCCGCATCCTTGCCGAAGTAGTACAGCGCCAGGGGCCGGGGCCGGGCGTTGATGGCTGCCACCGCGTCCTCCAGGCGCTCGTAGCTGAGCACCACCAAGGCTGGGCCGAAAATCTCGTTCTGCATGATGGCGGTGTCGGCGGGAGGATCGATCACCAGGCGCAGGGGCAGGCGCTTGCCCTGGGCCCCCGCGAAGGGGCCGCCGCAGGTTTCCACCCGTGCACCGCGAGCGGCGGCTTCGCTCACATAGCCGTCGATGCGGGCGCAGTGGCGCTCGTTGATCACCGACACCCAGTCCGGATTGCTGGCATAGCTGCCAGGATAGAGGCTGTCGTAGGCGCCGCGCAGGGCGACGACGAAGGGCTCCAGACTCTCCTTCGCCACATACACGTAGTCCGCATTGACGCAGAGCTGGCCGCTGTTGGTGCCCTTGGCCACCATGGTGCGTTCCGCCGCCAGGGCCAGGTCGGCGCTGCGGCCGACGATCACCGGCGACTTGCCCCCCAGTTCCAGGGTCAGGGGCACCAGATGCTCGGCCGCGTTCTTCATCACCGCCTTGGCCACCGCCGTGCCGCCGGTAAGCACCAGATGGTCGAAGGGCTGGGCCGAGAAGGCCTGGCCCAGCTCCAGGCCGCCATTCACCACCACCACCTCGGACGGATCGAAGAATTCGGCCACCGCCGCCGCCAGCGCGTTGGCGGTGCGTGGATTCAATTCGGAAGGCTTGATGATGGCTCGGTTACCCGCTGCCAGCACATAAGCCAGGGGAGAGAGGGTGGTGTAGAGAGGGTAGTTCCAGGTGCCCATGATGCCCACCACGCCCTTGGGGTGATACTCCACCCAGCCCTTGGCGCCGAAGAGACTGAAGGGCATCGCCCCCTTGCGCCGCTGGGGCTTCATCCACTTGCCCACCTCCTTGCGGGCATGCTTCAAGGAGGTGAGGGACCCCATCAGGTCGTACATCATGGTCACCACCCGGGGCCGGTTGCCGAAATCGGCATGCACCGCCTCGCACAGGGCATCCCGGTGCTTCACCAGCATGTTGATGGCGCGCTGGATGCGGTCCTTGCGCACCGCCAGGCTCACCGCCCCTTCCGCGATACGGGCCGCCTTCTGCCGCGCCACCAGGGCTTCCAGTTCCGCCACTTCCGTGGCGGCCAGCGTCGTCATTTGATCCATGCTGTCATCTCCTCTCGCAACCGCCGGAAGCGGCTTGTTGTCAGCGGGACATGGTGCCACCGGAGGCGGAGGAAAAACATCCGGATTGCCCATTATGGGCAACCGGTTTGCGGCGGTGTTGACTCAAAACCGGCCGATGAAACCGTCAGCCATCCAAATACGTGACCTGACGTGCCACGAGCCTCCAGGAAGAGTTCTGGCGATACCAGACGTGGAGATAACGAGACCGGGACGTTGATGCCTTCCCTGCAAGAACAGCCTCCACGCGATACACACCGCTCACGATTGCGACATCTTCGTAGTACGTCGTCCGCACTTCAGAACGAGCCGCAAACTGAACACTCAGTTGGCCTGCATCGAGGTACTGCAAAAAAGCCTTTTTCGCCAAGGATCGCCCTGTGGCCGTGTTGTAGAAAAATTCCGCACCCAGCACCTTTTCGAGTTCGGAACGATCATTTGCAAGCAGGGCGGCAATAAAACCTTCCTCTGCCGCATCCAAATCTTGTTCTGTGCCAGCAGACCAGGCACCGATGGATATAACCACAAGCAGCAGGCAGAGCATTGTTCGACCTAAATTGGGCAGTTTCATGGGTAAGTCACGGCCCAGAAGCCTCGATGGCGCTGGGTAAGAATAGGAGAATAGGGGGTACCTCAGACCATGTTTTCGCCGCCTTTTCGATCTCAATCAAGACATGAACGTGCGTGCGTCCAGCATGCTCATACCTGGCGGCTGACCTAGCCTAGCCTGGCCCTCACATATATAAAATCACCTGTTCATTCAGCACCGAGGGCCGCTCCTGGCCGACCACATGAATGGCGATTTCCAGGGTCACCTGGGTACCGGCCTTCACCGCCTGCACGGCCTTGACGCGGCAGCGGGCATGGATGGGGCTACCGGCGGGAACGGGACTGGGAAAACGCAGCTTGTCGGAGCCGTAATTCACCATGTTGTTGAAGCCGACGATTTCCCAGTCCAGGGGAATCTGGAAGCGGCTGGCCAGCACCTGCACCAGGGCGCCGTGGGCGATGGTGGTGCCGAAGGGGCTTTGGGCCTTCGCTCGTTCGGGATCGGTGTGAATCCAGTAGTCGTCGCCGCTCAGGGCGGCGAAGTCGTTGATCAACTGCTGGGTGACGACAAGCTCATTGCTCCAGGGGGAATATTCCCCACTGATCAGGGCCTGCAGGCCGGCGAGGTCGCGGAAGTCGATCTGACGCCTGGGGGTTGTTCGGCTCATGGCACGGCTCCGGTAGGAATCCAAAGAGGAAAATGGTATCCCGACGATGCCGTCGGTTTTGTTCGCAATTCCGGCACCGATAAAATTTCGGCGGCCAATGCCATTAAGCTTGTACCCTGAAAATAAATCCATTGAGCCCGGCGTCATCCCGATAGCCCGGCCATTTCCACATCCCTGGCAGACAGAACAACACCATGAGCGCAGAAGAAGACACCTTCAATCCCTTTGAATGCCCGACCGTGAAGGCTCCCGTGAATGATGACTGGGCCGCACGTCGCGAGGCGGTGGAAGCCGCCCGGGCAGTCATCGGCAAGCTGGTCACCACCACCAGCGACGCCGCCACCCTGAGATCCGTGGCGGCCGACCTGCTGCGCCAGGCGGAGATCCTGGACCAGGCGCCCAGCCTCCATGGCCGGCTGGCCTTCGAGAACGGCCTGCACGGCACCTCGCGCCGGCTGGGTTACGAACTGAACCCCCTGGACGGCAAGAGCAATCCCCTGGCGCCCCCCTTCAACACCTGGTTCGAGGATGGCGTGGCCCATGGCCGCGCCTATCTGGACTGGCGCTACGAAGGCCCGCCCAACACGGTGCATGGCGGTTTCGTCTGCGCAGTATTCGACCAGTTCCTCGGCATCGCCCAGAGCCTGACCGGCCAACCGGGTCCCACGGGTACCCTGACCACCCGCATGCACCGCCCTACCCCGCTCTGTACCGAACTGCACCTGATCGGCCGGGTAAAGGAGGTGAAGGGCCGCAAGAACATCCTGGAGGGGGAAATCTGGGCCAACGGCATCATGACGGCCTCCGCCGAGGGGCTCTTCATCCATGTCAGCGCCGAGCGCTTCCGCCAGTTGATGAGCGGCCCTACTTGACGCTCCACGGTCAATTGACGCATCCCGCTTTTCCATAAACTCAATCACAGGAATTTTTCATGAGCGATACGATCCACTATCAAGATGCCGAAGGCCTTAAGAAACTGATCTCCCCCGAACTGGGCGCCTGGAGTCCCTCGGTGAAGGTGACCCAGGACATGATCAACCAGTTTGCCGAA from the Denitratisoma oestradiolicum genome contains:
- a CDS encoding PQQ-dependent dehydrogenase, methanol/ethanol family encodes the protein MRNVLASGLLVAALLVPAMKGIAGTVRTAAVDGARIVAADREPGNWMSHGRTYGEQRFSPLEQINDKNVSRLGLAWSQTLEFERGVEATPLVVDGVLYVTGAWSIVYAFDAETGKPLWKYDPKVDRPMAGNACCGPVNRGVALWQGRVYVGTLDGRLVAIDARNGRKVWETMTIDPQRAYSITGAPRVVKGKVLIGNGGADMGVRGYVSAYDAKTGKLAWRFHTVPGDPAKPFEHPALEMAAKTWHGDQWWTWGGGGTVWDAMSYDPELDLLYIGVGNGGTWPRQLRSPGGGDNLFLSSIVALRPESGEYVWHYQLAPGEQWDYPATTQMVLADMDFQGQMRKVLIQVPKHGFVFVLDRTNGKLLSAEKFTQVNWASHYDLTTGRPVENPVADYARAEKPALQFPGPLGGHNWNPMSFNPKLGLLYFGELQMPNFYVMDPNAKYRERNRRWSTGMDMTPWITDPSLGPTVEKNVRGSLIAWDVAAGKKAWQVEQLMPVNGGTLATAGNLVFHGTSDGRLVAYAADKGEKLWEYRTVSAIMGGPISYSVHGRQYIATGIGWGGGHATGFPDGATAMGLKNVNRVVVFKLDGKASLPPSPPLDLTIDPPPVTATMEQIARGGVLYMNHCGVCHGSGTGGVPNLDAMTPRTRHEFMGIVLGGARQDKGMPAFYEQLTPEDALAIQDFLVAKANMAKAKALQQKGQ
- a CDS encoding xanthine dehydrogenase family protein molybdopterin-binding subunit, translated to MSAHIENIQSGRRDFLKTGLGLSLAVCFAPGRVLAAPQGSHDEALVANAFVTVGRNGVVTVMMKHLEMGQGTHTGMATLVAEEMDADWARVRVQSAPADVAKYKNLKMGIQATGGSNAMAEAFLQMRQAGAAARAMLLAAAARQWNVPLASLTVHKSQVIHKASGRNSDFGELASLAVREVVPEQVSLKTPAQFNLIGKPLSRKDGLDKSRGRALYTQDVRLPEMLTAVVVHPPRFGARLQSFDAARALAVKGVVDVLAIPNGVAVLGHDFWSAKKGRDALTVAWDEGQAFRGSSEEMLSGYRELARTQGMSARRDGDGEQALAGAATRIEAGYDFPYLAHASMEPLDCVVRLTPESCEIWNGTQFQTRDQAVLAKLLALKPEQVKINTLYAGGSFGRRANPHSDYVLEAAHIAQAYAAKHQGRATVKMLWTREDDMRAGYYRPMFHHRLQGGLDAAGRPVAWSQTIVGQSIMKGTVFESFAVRNGIDHSSVEGAANLPYRIPHIQVQLHSPTQAVPVQWWRSVGSTHSAYAVESFLDELAHQGGQDPVALRRELLKGHPRHLGVLELVAQKSGWDKPLPPAKAGERRGRGVAVHESFNSYVAQVAEVTVRDDGSFHVDRVVCAVDCGLAINPDVIRAQMEGGIAFGLSAALHGAVTLQDGQVDQGNFDTYPVLRMPEMPRVEVHIVPSAEAPTGVGEPGTPVIAPAVANALFAATGQRLRRLPFDVKALRRA
- a CDS encoding SDR family oxidoreductase — encoded protein: MTMPTASNSLRFDGQVIAITGAGNGLGRSHALLLASRGARVVVNDPARDGAGNSAAERVAAEICAAGGEACANLDSVLEGERIVEAALDTFGRIDGVINNAGFIRDRAFHKLSDAEWQAVVDVHLQGAYRVTHAAWPHLRQQNYGRVLFTVSAAGIYGNFGQANYGSAKLALYGLTRTLAVEGARHNIHVNALAPIAASQMMGSRMPEDWQARMTPAAVSPVVAYLCHEDCQETGSLFEAGGGWWAKLRWERSAGAMIGAGEKLTPEAVVRQWPAATSFDAACHPGSVEEGGMMMFRRLGLLS
- a CDS encoding DUF7931 domain-containing protein, whose amino-acid sequence is MNDPAITPFDSETGFRQAIGTVIAQARQELRVFDRDIQRLQLEQKASIAALEAFLSASRDNRLRIVVHDTSHLERYCPRLHALQLNHLQAMEIRQSPDELRHLAEVYVLADRCHGALRHHGDHPRGKLILDSADEIHPWWQRFDELWAHASPWSASRTGL
- a CDS encoding (2Fe-2S)-binding protein, with amino-acid sequence MIRFTLNGKPVQLDVAPDTPLLWALRDGQGLTGSKYGCGQALCGACTVHLNGQPVRSCVLPVSAVAGASVTTIEGLASRVGQAVQAAWQKLDVAQCGFCQSGQVMAATALLTSNSKPSDTDIDTAMGGLICRCGTYVRIRAAIHEAARMLG
- a CDS encoding C40 family peptidase, encoding MSVKTLLGASALALALTLPQAVRADENPAPGGEIRASLMDRYASRAQQAIDQALDLIGIRYRPGGSAPESGFDCSGFVGHVFREGLGLILPRSSKEISNAGEVVQKTELRPGDLVFFNTMRRAFSHVGIYLGNNQFVHAPRVGGKVRIEDMREGYWVQRYNGARRLVIE
- a CDS encoding TetR/AcrR family transcriptional regulator; this encodes MSQNSAPPRTRKPRTGGKGSGKSPAAVAGRPPSAPRKKPIQKRGEFTVTSIIDAAREILLKQGVEAVTTRRVAERAGVAVGTLYQYFPNRDAILMQLAHRIMSEESSDARPQLFNLYHQSLREFMGALYERTVIIERKLLGLGTDFHQRFARYLQLGSHTETQSMGEAPNSEQLIAAMSKVLRDHPMEATETDQELAAFMIVRGVRNMMATVVEERPDLMNSPSLTPMLIRVVMAIAAGESPPQEEDNPSQPD
- a CDS encoding MaoC/PaaZ C-terminal domain-containing protein → MRYYEDVEAGEALSYPGRHDLTKEEIIRVAMEWDPQPFHLDEAAARQSIFGGLVASSVHLFAITNRLCHSDEEKWATVSALGMRAIRNHAPARPGDRLEARSVCLLKRPSGSRPGLGIVEFEVSLLNQEGETLYSYISAALLRMRPRSAESASQSG